From a region of the Acidobacteriota bacterium genome:
- a CDS encoding DUF1385 domain-containing protein, which produces MSWLRKNLRFLTAVQLLPALESGEETLVGGQAVLEGVMMRSPHACAIAVRRPDGGIATHSEPVERPSEKHKWMGWPVVRGVATLGQAMALGFRALKFSANVALDETPNAPDAKKLEISGWIAALNVMLSVGFFIVFYKMIPVYATTGLSRIWPSLNGNVAFNLVDGAIRIALFLLFIWAVSLWSDIRRVYQYHGAEHKTVFAFEDGGPLNIEAAQKFSTFHPRCGTSFLMTVMLISIVFYMVFPVHTLWARIAIRIALLPVIAGVSYEIIRFAAKRRKSLFALMTQPGLWLQRITTKPPADAQVECAIRALDEAMVLERQRGGELVIA; this is translated from the coding sequence GCGGCGAGGAGACCCTGGTCGGTGGCCAGGCGGTGCTGGAGGGCGTGATGATGCGCTCGCCGCACGCGTGTGCCATCGCCGTCCGCCGTCCCGATGGCGGCATCGCCACGCACTCTGAGCCGGTCGAGCGTCCCAGCGAAAAACATAAATGGATGGGATGGCCGGTCGTCCGCGGCGTCGCCACGCTGGGCCAGGCGATGGCACTCGGATTCCGTGCGCTGAAGTTTTCTGCCAACGTGGCGCTCGATGAGACGCCAAATGCACCCGATGCGAAGAAGCTGGAGATCTCCGGTTGGATCGCTGCACTCAACGTGATGCTCTCCGTCGGCTTCTTCATCGTGTTCTACAAGATGATCCCGGTGTACGCGACCACCGGCCTCAGCCGCATCTGGCCTTCGTTGAATGGGAACGTGGCCTTCAACCTGGTGGATGGCGCCATCCGCATCGCGCTTTTCCTGCTCTTCATCTGGGCGGTCTCGCTGTGGTCGGATATCCGGCGCGTCTACCAGTATCATGGCGCCGAGCATAAGACGGTCTTCGCGTTTGAGGATGGCGGTCCGCTGAATATCGAAGCCGCGCAGAAATTCTCCACCTTCCATCCGCGTTGTGGCACCAGCTTCCTCATGACGGTGATGCTGATCTCCATCGTCTTCTACATGGTCTTCCCGGTACACACCTTGTGGGCGCGCATCGCCATCCGCATCGCGCTGCTGCCGGTGATCGCCGGAGTGTCTTACGAGATCATCCGCTTCGCCGCCAAGCGGCGGAAGTCGCTGTTCGCGCTGATGACGCAGCCTGGCCTCTGGCTACAGCGCATCACCACCAAGCCTCCGGCTGACGCCCAGGTCGAATGCGCCATCCGCGCGCTCGATGAGGCTATGGTGCTCGAGCGGCAGCGCGGCGGCGAACTCGTGATCGCGTAG
- the prmC gene encoding peptide chain release factor N(5)-glutamine methyltransferase, producing the protein MRLDAALRRAVRTLEQNDVGSSRMNAETLLMFVLGCDRAYLYAHPERKLTGDEENRYNATITERSTGKPTQYITGHQEFWGLDFIVSPAVLIPRPETEHVIETTLELAKALTSEKMFEKIADIGTGSGCIAVALAGEFPAAKMTAVDISSAALEIARANAARHQLEKRIAFFESDLLAALPKEHFDLVVSNPPYVGEGEADKVQRQVREFEPKVAVFSGIEGMDIYRRLIPQARAALVPGGWLVMEMGYSSEQLVRELLSGWTNIRVTHDLQGIPRVIAAQKPA; encoded by the coding sequence GTGAGACTTGACGCCGCCCTTCGCCGCGCCGTCCGCACCCTGGAGCAGAACGACGTAGGCTCGTCGCGGATGAACGCCGAGACGCTGCTCATGTTCGTCCTCGGCTGCGACCGCGCGTACCTTTACGCGCATCCCGAACGCAAACTCACCGGCGACGAAGAGAACCGCTACAACGCCACCATCACCGAGCGCTCCACCGGCAAACCCACGCAGTACATCACCGGACACCAAGAGTTCTGGGGACTCGACTTCATCGTCTCCCCGGCAGTGCTGATCCCGCGTCCCGAGACCGAGCACGTGATCGAGACCACGCTCGAGCTGGCAAAAGCGCTGACGTCCGAAAAGATGTTCGAAAAGATCGCCGACATCGGCACCGGTTCCGGATGCATCGCGGTGGCCCTGGCGGGCGAGTTTCCCGCCGCCAAGATGACTGCGGTGGATATCTCGTCCGCAGCGCTCGAGATCGCGCGCGCCAACGCGGCGCGGCACCAGCTGGAAAAGCGTATCGCCTTCTTCGAGAGCGACCTGCTGGCTGCGCTGCCGAAAGAACATTTCGATCTGGTCGTCTCCAACCCGCCGTACGTCGGCGAGGGCGAAGCCGATAAAGTGCAGCGCCAGGTCCGCGAGTTCGAACCGAAGGTCGCCGTGTTCTCCGGCATCGAGGGTATGGACATTTATCGGCGGCTCATCCCGCAGGCGCGCGCGGCGCTCGTGCCCGGCGGATGGCTGGTGATGGAGATGGGATACTCGAGCGAGCAGCTCGTCCGCGAGCTTCTCTCCGGCTGGACCAACATTCGTGTTACCCACGACCTGCAGGGGATACCGCGCGTGATCGCGGCGCAGAAGCCGGCCTGA
- the prfA gene encoding peptide chain release factor 1: MYERLDQIEKKYEELTQALSSPEIVTDSAKYQKTAKAHAELTGIVEKYREFKDLRRGISESKQMLAEETDAELRAMAQEELTKLESRVGGVEEEIKKLLLPKDPNDDKNVVLEIRAGTGGDEASLFAGEMFRMYTRFAEAHRWKVEILSSSESGVGGLKEVIAIVEGKGAYSLLKYESGVHRVQRVPQTEQQGRVHTSAITVAVLPEAEDVDVKIEAKDLRIDTFCSSGPGGQSVNTTYSAVRITHIPTGTVVSCQDEKSQIKNREKGMRVLRSRLYEQELERQHQLLAKERKAQVGSGDRSEKIRTYNFPQNRVTDHRVGLTIHQLSDVMEGKLQPFIDAVAAHDQAEKLKQEAAVVS; this comes from the coding sequence ATGTACGAAAGATTGGACCAGATCGAGAAGAAGTACGAAGAGCTCACCCAGGCGCTCTCTTCGCCCGAGATCGTGACCGACTCGGCGAAGTATCAGAAGACCGCCAAGGCGCATGCCGAGTTGACCGGCATCGTGGAGAAGTATCGTGAGTTCAAGGACCTTCGACGGGGGATCTCCGAGAGCAAGCAGATGCTTGCCGAAGAGACGGACGCCGAGCTACGCGCGATGGCGCAGGAAGAGTTGACCAAGCTCGAAAGCCGCGTCGGCGGCGTGGAAGAAGAGATCAAGAAGCTGCTGCTGCCCAAGGATCCCAACGACGACAAGAACGTGGTGCTCGAGATCCGGGCCGGCACCGGCGGCGACGAGGCGTCGCTCTTCGCCGGCGAGATGTTCCGCATGTACACGCGTTTCGCCGAGGCGCATCGCTGGAAGGTCGAGATCCTGTCGAGCTCGGAGTCGGGCGTGGGCGGCTTGAAGGAAGTGATCGCCATCGTCGAGGGCAAGGGCGCGTACTCGCTCTTGAAGTACGAGTCGGGCGTGCACCGCGTGCAGCGTGTGCCGCAGACCGAGCAGCAGGGCCGGGTGCACACTTCGGCGATCACAGTGGCGGTGCTGCCCGAGGCGGAGGACGTGGACGTGAAGATCGAAGCCAAGGATCTCCGCATCGATACCTTCTGCTCCTCCGGGCCTGGCGGCCAGTCGGTCAATACCACCTACTCCGCGGTGCGCATCACGCACATTCCCACCGGCACGGTGGTGAGCTGCCAGGACGAGAAGTCGCAGATCAAGAACCGCGAGAAGGGCATGCGCGTGCTGCGCTCGCGCCTTTACGAGCAGGAGCTCGAACGTCAGCACCAACTATTGGCAAAGGAGCGCAAGGCGCAGGTCGGTTCCGGCGATCGCAGCGAGAAGATACGCACCTACAACTTCCCGCAGAACCGCGTGACCGACCACAGAGTCGGCCTGACCATCCATCAACTCAGCGATGTGATGGAAGGCAAGCTGCAGCCCTTCATCGACGCGGTGGCCGCCCACGACCAGGCGGAGAAGCTGAAGCAGGAAGCCGCGGTCGTAAGCTAA
- the purF gene encoding amidophosphoribosyltransferase has product MPTPSDKFHDECGVVAIYAHPEASTLAYLGLHMLQHRGQESAGIVSSDLATLHAHKAMGQVADIFTEDVLARLTGPLAIGHTRYSTSGDSALLNAQPIMVDCNKGMIALAHNGNLVNAHIIRQKLEQQGSIFQTTSDTEVIVHLVAQSKEQTLPEAIADALRRIEGAFSLVLMTRDRVFAVRDPRGFRPLSMGRIKGTQVPGSASLPSAAVGNDTIVFASETCAFDLIGATYERDVSPGEMIVVGPEGISSRFYHSTSQPQSSCIFEHVYFSRPDSIVFGRSVQESREALGRQLAIEAPVEADIVVPVPDSGVVAATGYSEQSNIPLRLGLIRNHYVGRTFIEPEQRVRDFGVRLKLNPVRSLLKDKRVILIDDSIVRGTTSRKIVRMVREAGAKEVHMRISCPPTISPCFYGVDTPSKSQLIAANKSIEEIREYIGADSLAYLSHEGMKQACGESEKLTYCSACYTGKYPTDFIDVAELEASAKKC; this is encoded by the coding sequence ATGCCGACTCCATCCGACAAATTTCACGACGAATGTGGCGTGGTCGCCATCTACGCCCATCCGGAAGCCTCGACGCTCGCCTACCTCGGGCTGCACATGCTGCAGCATCGCGGGCAGGAGTCCGCCGGCATAGTGAGCTCCGACCTGGCCACGCTGCACGCGCACAAGGCCATGGGGCAGGTCGCGGACATCTTCACCGAAGACGTGCTCGCGCGCCTGACCGGGCCGCTCGCCATCGGACACACGCGCTACTCCACCTCCGGCGACAGCGCGCTGCTCAATGCGCAGCCCATCATGGTGGATTGCAACAAGGGAATGATCGCGCTCGCGCACAACGGAAACCTGGTCAACGCGCACATCATCCGGCAGAAGCTCGAGCAGCAAGGTTCCATCTTCCAGACCACCTCGGACACCGAAGTGATCGTGCACCTGGTGGCGCAATCCAAGGAGCAGACGCTCCCGGAAGCGATCGCCGACGCGCTGCGCCGCATCGAGGGCGCGTTCTCGCTGGTGCTGATGACGCGTGACCGGGTGTTCGCGGTGCGCGATCCGCGCGGGTTCCGTCCGCTATCGATGGGCAGGATCAAAGGCACGCAGGTCCCGGGCAGCGCGTCGCTGCCGAGCGCGGCGGTGGGGAATGACACCATCGTCTTCGCCAGTGAGACTTGCGCCTTCGACCTGATCGGCGCCACTTACGAGCGCGACGTCTCCCCCGGCGAGATGATCGTGGTCGGCCCGGAGGGCATCAGCTCACGCTTCTACCACTCCACCTCGCAGCCGCAATCGAGCTGCATCTTCGAGCACGTGTACTTTTCCCGGCCCGATTCCATCGTCTTCGGACGCAGCGTGCAGGAGAGCCGTGAGGCCCTCGGACGCCAGCTCGCCATCGAAGCGCCGGTCGAGGCCGATATCGTCGTCCCCGTCCCCGATTCCGGCGTGGTCGCCGCCACCGGATACAGCGAGCAGAGCAACATCCCACTGCGCCTTGGCCTCATCCGCAACCATTACGTCGGGCGCACCTTCATCGAGCCGGAACAGCGAGTGCGCGATTTCGGCGTGCGCCTCAAGCTCAACCCGGTGCGCTCACTGCTCAAGGACAAGCGCGTCATCCTGATCGACGACTCCATCGTCCGCGGCACCACCAGCCGCAAGATCGTGCGCATGGTGCGCGAGGCGGGGGCCAAGGAAGTGCATATGCGCATCTCCTGCCCGCCGACCATCTCGCCGTGCTTCTACGGCGTGGACACGCCCTCGAAGTCACAACTCATCGCCGCGAACAAATCCATCGAAGAGATCCGCGAGTACATCGGCGCCGATTCGCTGGCGTATCTCTCCCACGAAGGCATGAAGCAGGCTTGTGGCGAGAGCGAGAAGTTGACGTATTGCTCCGCTTGCTACACCGGAAAATATCCCACCGATTTCATCGATGTGGCGGAGTTAGAGGCCAGCGCGAAGAAGTGCTGA